In Cellulomonas sp. Y8, the genomic stretch GGCGACTCCCGGAACGACGAGAACCTGGTCGTCGCGCAGCTGCACACGGCCTACCTGCGGTTCCACAACGCGGTGGTCGCCGCCTTCCGGAGCGCGGAGCCGGGGCTGTCCGACGCCGACCTGCTCGCCCGCTCGCAGCACTTCGTGCAGCACACCCACCAGTGGCTGATCGTGCACGACTACCTGCGGACGGTCACCGTGCCGGGGACCGTCGACTGGGTGCTGTCCGAGCTCAAGGGCCTCTACCTGCAGCGGTTCCCCGCGAAGCGCCCGCCGGTCATGCCGCTCGAGTTCTCGGTCGCGGCGTTCCGGTTCGGCCACTCGCAGGTGCGCAACGCCTACGACTACAACCGGAACTTCGGCGACCCCGGGTTCGTCGCGCCGCGGGCCACTCTGGACCAGCTGTTCCAGTTCAGCGGTCGCGGGGGCTTCATCGGCGGCGCGCAGACGCTGCCGGAGAACTGGGCGATCGAGTGGGACCGGTTCGTCGACAAGGCCGACCCGGACCCGCGGCACTTCGCCCGCGCGATCGACACCCAGCTCGCCGACGACCTGTCGGTCATGCGGAACGAGCCGCGGGACCTCGCGGGCATCCAGGAGCACCTGGCCAAGCGGAACCTGCTGCGCGGCTACCTGCTCGGGGTGCCGACGGGGGAGGCGGTCGCCCGCGCGCTGCGCATCCGGCCGCTGACCCGCGCCGAGCTGCTCCGCGGCGCCCCGGCGGGCGTCCGGTCCGCGCTCACCAGCCCCGAGCTCACCGGACGCACGCCGCTCTGGTACTACGTGCTCAAGGAGGCCGAGGTGCTGACCTCGGGCAACTCCCTCGGTCCCGTGGGCAGCCGGCTGGTCGCGGAGACGATCGTCGGGCTGATGCGGCACGACCCCGGGTCGTTCCTCACGAGCGTCCCCGCGTGGGGCACCGGGCCCGTGCCCGTGCTGCCGGGCGGCGATGGCGCCCGGACGATCGGCGGGCTGGCGGACCTGCTCGACGTCGCCGGCGTCACGGCGTCCTGAGCGCGGCCGCCGCCGGACCGGCCGGGCACGCGCGACGCGGTGCCCGGCCGGTCCGCGCGCGTCCCCGGGTCAGCGCGGCGGACGCGTCCGGCGCTGCTCACGGATCAGCCGGCCGCGGCGGACGTCCTCCTCCGCCTTCGCCCGCTTCTTGTCGCTCGCGCGGGTGTCCCGCGGCGGCAGCTGGATCGTGCGCTCGGCCTCGATCCCGCCCTGGAGCTCCCGGCCGCGCTCGACCTCGGCGTCCAGCTCCGCGCCGAACAGCAGCGCCAGGTTGGTGATCCACAGCCACAGGAGCAGCACGATCGCGCCCGCCAGCGAGCCGTAGGTGCTGTTGTACGACCCGAAGTTCGCGACGTAGAACCCGAAGCCGACCGACGCGAGGATCCACACGACGACCGCGACGAGGGCGCCGACGCTCATCCAGCGGAACTTCGGCTGCCGGACGTTGGGCGTGAAGTAGTAGAGGATCGCGACCGCGACGATCACCAGCAGCAGCACGACCGGCCACTTGGCGATGTTCCAGGCGGTCACGGCGACGGAGCTGAGGCCGATCGCGTCGCCGACGCTCCGGGCGATCCCGCCCGACAGCACGACGGCGACGACGATGACCACGGCGAACAGCACCAGCACGAGGGTGACGAGGAGCAGCACGGGGCGCAGCTTCCACACCGGCCGGCCCTCGTCGATCTCGTAGACCCGGTTGATGCCGCGGCTGAACGCGTTCACGTACCCGGACGCCGACCACAGCGCGACGACCAGCGAGACGACGAACGTCAGGCCGGCGCCGGGGGAGTTGGTGAGGTTCTCCAGGATCGGCTGCAGCGTGTTCTCGGCGCTGTCCTGGCCGACGATCCCCGTCGCCGTCGACACCAGGTCCTCGACGAGCTGCTGCCCGTCGCCCACCAGGCCGAGGATCGACACGACGGCGAGCAGGCCCGGCGCGATCGCCAGCACCGCGTAGTACGTGAGCGCGGCGGCGAGGTCGGTGCACTGGTCGTGGTTGAACTCGCGGATCGTGGTGCGCAGCACGTACCGCCACGACCGCTTGGTCAGGTCGTCGGGGGAGTCGGGCTTGCGCGGGTCGTCCGGCTCGGGTGCGTCGGCACGTGCGGTGCTCGTCTGCTCGTCGTCGGCGTGGGCCACGGCGACCTCCTGGGTGGCGCTCGGGTGTTCCGATCGCCAGCGTCACCCGCCGGCGCCCGCCTCGCCACAGGAACGGGCCCGCCCGGCAGCTCAGGCCACGACGCGCAGGCCGTCCAGGGCGTTGAGCCGGTACCCCACGCCGCGCACCGTCGCGATCAGCCCGTCGAGGCCCGACTTCGCGCGCACCCGGCGGACGTGCACGTCGACCGTGCGGGTGCGGTCGGACAGGTCGTGGCTGCGCCAGGCGCCGTCGTACAGCTCGTCGCGGCTGACGACGCGCCCGGCCGACCGCGCCAGGTATGCCACGAGGTCGAACTCCTGGCGGGTCAGGTCGACGTCCTGCCCGTCGACCACCAGGCGGCGGCCGGGCAGGTCGACGACGACGGCGGGGGTCAGCGGCAGGGCGGCCAGCAGCTCCTCGAACCGGCGCAGGTCGGCCTGGGTGGGCAGGTCGGCGGCGTGCGCCGGGGCGGTGCCGGCCGGGTGGACGGCGGGACGGGCGGTCGTCGCAGGGGTCAGGACGCTCACGGGGGTGCTCCTCGGGGGTCCGCCGCTCGCGGGCGGCGGGGCGGGACGACGACGTCCCGCGCGGATCTGACGGCAGGTGGGGAGGCGGTCAGGCCCGACAGAGCGGACACGCGCAGGCGTGCCGCAGGGTGCGGCACGGGAGGAGCGCGGAGGTCATGGTCGCGAGTGTGGCACGGGGCGCCGCGGGGCGGCACCGATCCCGCGACCCGTCTCAGGAGGCGGACGCAGGTGTCGTGCGGGGCGGCGTCAGCCCGCCGGGGGCGCCGTCGCCCCGCCGGAGGGGGTCGCCGACGGCCCGGACCCGGGATCGGCGTCGTCCTCCTCGTCGGCGGGGACCGGCACCACGGCGGGCCAGCGCTCCGGGTCGTGCACGACCGCGCTCGCGTCCGTGCCGATCTCGACGAGCTGCCAGTCGAGGATCTCCCGGGTGGTGGGGTCCCAGCGCAGCAGCGTCATCTCGGCGGTGCCCTTGAGCGGGCCGATCCGCGGCTCGTTCTCCTGGGCCCCCGCGCGGTCGACGACGAGATGTACCGGATCCCCTCGCCGATCTGCTCGGGGTCCGTGCGGGTGTGCATGTGCCCGGACACGAGCGCCGGCACGCAGCCGTCGGCCAGCATCGCGGGGGCGGTCCGCGGGTTGTGGAACAGCACGAGGTCGACGCCGTCGGGGTCCTCGCAGGCGACCTCGGACAGGCGGGTGCCGACCTCGGCGTACGACTCGTCCTGGGTCTGCGTCTGGATGAGCCGGGTGGCCTTCGGGTCGTGGTCGCCGAGGATGCGCATGCCGCGCACGTCGATGACGCCGCCGTCCAGGACGGTCGCGCCGGCCCGCGCGTACTGCGCGGTGGTCTCCGCGGAGTCGTGGTTGCCCGGCGCCGTGATCAGGTCGACGCCGTCCGGGATCGCCCGGGCGAACGTCGTCACGCAGTACTGCTCGACGGAGGTCCCGTTCATCGTGGTGTCGCCCGCGTCCAGCACGACCTCGGCGCCCGACATCTCGGCGAGGGACGTGATGAGCGGGGCCATGCCGACGTTGCAGTGCAGGTCCGAGATGACCAGGAGCGTGAGCGGCTCCGCCTCCTCGTCGGTGGGCTCCCCGGCGTCCGCCGTCGGGCTGGGCGACCCGGTCGGCGCGGCCGTCGGCCCCGCGGTCGCCGTCGGGGCGTCGTCGCCGTCCTCGTCCCGGGCGTCGCGGCGCCCCTCCCAGTCCGCCCACGCCGCGACGAGCGCGTCGTCGGCCCGGTCGTAGAACTCCTCGTTCTCCTGGAACGCCTTGACGACCAGCCCGCCGTAGGTGTCGACGATGCCGCCGAGCCGCCCGGTGATCCGCGCGCCCTCGAGCGGAGTCCCGTCGAACACGGCGGACGCGGTCTGGGACGGGGCGCGCTGCGCGACGTCGCCGCGCTCGCTCGCGGTGACCAGCGTCCCGACCAGCACGACCGCGAGGCCGCCCGCGGTGAGCTGCGCGCCGTGCGGCGCCAGCCGGCAGGCCAGCTCCTCGCGCCGACCGGGCCCGAGCAGCCAGCGTCCCCCGAACCACAGCGCCACCAGCACGACGAGCGCGCCCAGCGTCCGCCACAGGGCGTTCGCCACGAGCGCGCGGGCGGCGTCCTCGATGGTGGCCTGCGGCCCGGTGAAGAACTGCAGGTAGGAGTTGAGGTCCCCGGTGAGCGCCTGGAGCGTGTCGATCCCGTGCAGCGCGTCGACGTCGGCGGGGATCTCCTCGACGGTGACCCGCGCGCCGAGCCCGAGCGGCAGCGGCGAGTCGATCTGCAGGGTGCCGAGCGGACCCACGTCGATCGTCACCGTCGCGTCGGTCGTGACGTCGTACCGCGCCTCGTGCGGGCCGAGGCTCGACTCGGCGGTCGCCGTCGTGACCCCGAACACGAGCGCGGCGAGCAGCGCGACGAGCGCCAGCAGGGCGTGCAGCAGCCACCGGCGGCGACGGCCGGGGCGCGCGGGACGGACGGGACGGACCGGCGGCGCGGCCTCGGCGGGCTCGGGGGTGGCGTCGGGTGCGGGCATCGTGCCGAGCCTAGACGCGCCGCCCTGGCGCCGTCCTGCCGGACCGGCGGGCCCCGGTCCGCCCGCGCGGGGCGTCCCGCGCTGTGCTAATCCGGGACCATGACCAGCCCCGTCACCACGCCGGACGGCCCGCCCGCCGCGGCGGACGGCCACGCCGAGAGCACCCTCACCGTCGTCGTGGCCTTCGCGGCCAACGCGCTCATCGCGGTCGCGAAGACGGTCGCCGCGGTCCTCACCGGCGCGGCGTCGATGCTCGCGGAGGCCGCCCACTCGTGGGCGGACACCGGCAACGAGGTGTTCCTGCTCGTCGCCCAGCGGCGCGCGGCGCGGGCGCCGGACCGCGCACACCCGCTCGGCTACGGGCGCGAGGTCTACGTCTGGTCCCTGTTCGCGGCCATCGGCCTGTTCGCGGTCGGTGCGGGCGTGTCGATCACGCACGGGATCCAGGAGCTCGTGCACCCGGAGCCCGCCTCGTCGTACGTCGTCGCCTACGTCGTGCTCGGCGTCGCGCTCCTGCTCGAGGGGACGTCGTTCCTGCAGGCGTGGCGGCAGGCGCGGCGGGCCGCCCGGCGGCGGGAGATGGACCTGTGGGAGCACGTGCTGGCGACGTCCGACCCCACGGTCCGGGCCGTGTTCTTCGAGGACGCCGCGGCGCTCGTCGGCATCGTGATCGCGGGGACCGGCATCGCGCTGCACCAGATCACCGGATCGCCGGTGCCGGACGCGGTCGGCTCGATCCTGGTCGGCGTGCTGCTCGCGGTCGTGGCCGTGCTGCTCATCGACCGCAACCGCCGGTTCCTCGTGGGGGAGACGGCCGACCCGGCGCTGCAGGGCGCGGCGGTGCGCGCGCTGCTGGCGATGCCCGAGGTCGCGCGCGTGACCCAGCTCCGGCTCGAGGTCGTCGGAGCGCGGCAGCTGTTCCTCGTCGGCGCCGTCGACCTGGCGGGCAACCTCGCCGAGGACGAGGCGTCGCACGTGCTCGCCTCCGTCGAGCGCCAGGTCACCGCGGTACCCGGCGTCGTGGGTGCCGTGCTGTCCCTGTCCGAGCCGGAGGAGGCGGCGCTGACGCCCTGACGGCGGCGAGCACCCCGGCCGGCACCCGCCCGGGCGGTGCGCACGGGTGAACGCCTGGGCCGTCCGGGCGTCGCCGCTGGTGGCTGCGTCACAGATCCCCGAAATACGGACGTAACCTGTCGGCCGACAGGCGTAGTCTGTGTGCCGAGGGCGCGTCGCCCGCCGGGGCACGTCCCGGGCGGCCGCTCGACTGCCGACGACGGCCGCCTGCGAGCCGCAGCGCGGCGCGTTCGCCCGTCCCGCGCCCTCCGCGGCGACCGGCGACCCCGGGGACCGCGGTCCCTGACGCACCGCAACAGCCCAGGAGGGCC encodes the following:
- a CDS encoding winged helix-turn-helix domain-containing protein, yielding MSVLTPATTARPAVHPAGTAPAHAADLPTQADLRRFEELLAALPLTPAVVVDLPGRRLVVDGQDVDLTRQEFDLVAYLARSAGRVVSRDELYDGAWRSHDLSDRTRTVDVHVRRVRAKSGLDGLIATVRGVGYRLNALDGLRVVA
- a CDS encoding metallophosphoesterase, whose protein sequence is MPAPDATPEPAEAAPPVRPVRPARPGRRRRWLLHALLALVALLAALVFGVTTATAESSLGPHEARYDVTTDATVTIDVGPLGTLQIDSPLPLGLGARVTVEEIPADVDALHGIDTLQALTGDLNSYLQFFTGPQATIEDAARALVANALWRTLGALVVLVALWFGGRWLLGPGRREELACRLAPHGAQLTAGGLAVVLVGTLVTASERGDVAQRAPSQTASAVFDGTPLEGARITGRLGGIVDTYGGLVVKAFQENEEFYDRADDALVAAWADWEGRRDARDEDGDDAPTATAGPTAAPTGSPSPTADAGEPTDEEAEPLTLLVISDLHCNVGMAPLITSLAEMSGAEVVLDAGDTTMNGTSVEQYCVTTFARAIPDGVDLITAPGNHDSAETTAQYARAGATVLDGGVIDVRGMRILGDHDPKATRLIQTQTQDESYAEVGTRLSEVACEDPDGVDLVLFHNPRTAPAMLADGCVPALVSGHMHTRTDPEQIGEGIRYISSSTARGPRRTSRGSARSRAPPR
- a CDS encoding cation diffusion facilitator family transporter, with translation MTSPVTTPDGPPAAADGHAESTLTVVVAFAANALIAVAKTVAAVLTGAASMLAEAAHSWADTGNEVFLLVAQRRAARAPDRAHPLGYGREVYVWSLFAAIGLFAVGAGVSITHGIQELVHPEPASSYVVAYVVLGVALLLEGTSFLQAWRQARRAARRREMDLWEHVLATSDPTVRAVFFEDAAALVGIVIAGTGIALHQITGSPVPDAVGSILVGVLLAVVAVLLIDRNRRFLVGETADPALQGAAVRALLAMPEVARVTQLRLEVVGARQLFLVGAVDLAGNLAEDEASHVLASVERQVTAVPGVVGAVLSLSEPEEAALTP
- a CDS encoding YihY/virulence factor BrkB family protein, coding for MAHADDEQTSTARADAPEPDDPRKPDSPDDLTKRSWRYVLRTTIREFNHDQCTDLAAALTYYAVLAIAPGLLAVVSILGLVGDGQQLVEDLVSTATGIVGQDSAENTLQPILENLTNSPGAGLTFVVSLVVALWSASGYVNAFSRGINRVYEIDEGRPVWKLRPVLLLVTLVLVLFAVVIVVAVVLSGGIARSVGDAIGLSSVAVTAWNIAKWPVVLLLVIVAVAILYYFTPNVRQPKFRWMSVGALVAVVVWILASVGFGFYVANFGSYNSTYGSLAGAIVLLLWLWITNLALLFGAELDAEVERGRELQGGIEAERTIQLPPRDTRASDKKRAKAEEDVRRGRLIREQRRTRPPR
- a CDS encoding heme peroxidase family protein, which produces MNATQTETAAPAVAGRVVENVGHGEVLHRQARASDFGYLFADLVGDADAHLPAADPPQVIALLRRLGGAMAEPATSPAPPSTIPAVYTYWGQFIDHDLTLEDSADPRLQQPAVADPALRPVDADTVRRALGNARQPYLNLDSVYGDGPDGDRSSAFYDGPFLRVGTLASPAPGQPVPAATDPAARDLPGRHPVTDPATGRTQFPATIGDSRNDENLVVAQLHTAYLRFHNAVVAAFRSAEPGLSDADLLARSQHFVQHTHQWLIVHDYLRTVTVPGTVDWVLSELKGLYLQRFPAKRPPVMPLEFSVAAFRFGHSQVRNAYDYNRNFGDPGFVAPRATLDQLFQFSGRGGFIGGAQTLPENWAIEWDRFVDKADPDPRHFARAIDTQLADDLSVMRNEPRDLAGIQEHLAKRNLLRGYLLGVPTGEAVARALRIRPLTRAELLRGAPAGVRSALTSPELTGRTPLWYYVLKEAEVLTSGNSLGPVGSRLVAETIVGLMRHDPGSFLTSVPAWGTGPVPVLPGGDGARTIGGLADLLDVAGVTAS